A genomic window from Natrinema sp. HArc-T2 includes:
- a CDS encoding flippase, translating into MNREDHIVHGFKATLVARAVYMLSSALLMFVLARFLLDPNGYGTLYWAIGVLAIIQLFADLGLSRSVARYLSEYRETDPGQVPYLLKTTVAAKLVLITFIAYVLLLYHEWIATALGEPEAIPFLAAGVLYLVAFSFSTFSQVAFQGFNHLGYSAIVQAISGAGRLIFAVAFVLAGLGALGAFFGYIVGYALAGVIGIGILYYGFYRQYDPADEYEEGLSRRLLEYSVPLTATQSANVIDKQIDIVLVGLFLNPAAVAFYTLAKQISDFVLAPAASLGFTISPNFGEQKAAGELEKARRIYETSLTNVLLLYIPAAVGLAIVAGPFLTMVFGTDYAAAVPVLQVLAGFVVLQAITNLTSDSLDYLGRARARAIAKGATAVANFGLNILLIPWIGVVGAAIATVATHTVYVAVNLYVVHTELDLNVVRLARTTGLICAITGVMAVAVLLVTPLVSSLFMLGGAIAIGAITWALLAVVSGLVDPGQVRSVIS; encoded by the coding sequence ATGAACAGGGAAGATCACATCGTTCACGGCTTCAAGGCAACGCTCGTTGCGCGCGCGGTCTACATGCTTTCAAGCGCGCTTCTAATGTTCGTACTGGCGCGGTTCCTCCTCGATCCGAACGGATACGGCACGCTGTACTGGGCGATCGGGGTGCTGGCCATTATCCAGCTCTTTGCCGATCTCGGTCTCTCGCGATCCGTCGCTCGGTATCTCTCCGAGTATCGCGAGACGGATCCGGGACAGGTGCCGTATCTCCTCAAGACGACGGTCGCGGCTAAACTCGTCTTGATCACGTTCATCGCGTACGTGCTGTTGCTCTACCACGAGTGGATCGCGACCGCGCTCGGCGAACCGGAGGCGATCCCCTTTCTCGCCGCGGGCGTCCTCTATCTCGTCGCTTTTTCGTTTAGTACCTTCTCGCAAGTGGCGTTTCAGGGCTTCAACCACCTCGGCTACAGCGCCATCGTGCAGGCGATCAGCGGCGCGGGACGGCTGATATTTGCTGTCGCGTTCGTCCTCGCTGGCCTCGGCGCGCTCGGTGCGTTTTTCGGATACATCGTCGGCTACGCACTCGCCGGCGTCATCGGCATTGGGATCCTCTACTACGGGTTCTACAGACAGTACGATCCAGCCGACGAGTACGAGGAGGGGCTCTCGAGACGGCTGCTCGAGTACAGCGTGCCGCTGACAGCAACCCAGAGTGCGAACGTCATCGACAAGCAGATCGACATCGTCCTGGTCGGACTCTTCCTCAACCCGGCTGCAGTCGCGTTCTACACACTTGCAAAGCAAATTTCGGATTTCGTCCTCGCACCCGCCGCGTCGCTTGGCTTTACCATCTCGCCGAACTTCGGCGAACAGAAGGCCGCGGGCGAACTCGAGAAGGCCAGACGGATCTACGAGACCTCGCTGACGAACGTGTTGTTGCTCTACATTCCGGCAGCGGTCGGGCTCGCGATCGTCGCGGGGCCGTTCCTGACAATGGTCTTCGGGACCGATTACGCGGCGGCGGTGCCGGTGTTGCAGGTGCTTGCAGGCTTCGTCGTGTTGCAGGCGATCACGAACCTGACCAGTGACAGTTTGGATTATCTGGGGCGTGCTCGAGCGCGTGCCATCGCCAAAGGCGCAACGGCGGTCGCTAATTTCGGGCTGAACATCCTGTTGATTCCGTGGATCGGCGTCGTCGGTGCGGCGATCGCGACGGTCGCGACACATACGGTGTACGTGGCGGTGAACCTCTATGTCGTCCACACCGAACTCGATTTGAACGTCGTCCGGCTTGCCCGCACGACGGGCCTGATCTGTGCGATTACTGGCGTGATGGCGGTCGCCGTCTTGCTCGTGACGCCGCTTGTCTCGAGTCTGTTCATGTTGGGTGGTGCGATCGCCATCGGTGCGATCAC